The Halorubrum sp. BV1 sequence ACGGAGACGCTCGAAGAGGTCATCGACGCCGACCGGGACGGGAAGTGATCGCGGCTCTCGACGATCGCGTGCGCTCGGTGACCGCACATCTCGGCGATCGCTCGCGCTCGTCCACCACGCCCCTCAGCGATCGCTCGCGCTCGGTGACCGACCGCCCTCGGTGACCGCGCCCCTTTTGTCGCTCGCCGTCGCGTGAACGCGCATGGACGTATACGGACTGATCGGGAACCCGGTCGGCCACTCGCTTTCGCCGCCCCTTCACGAGGCGGGCTACGAGGCGCTCGATATCGATGCGCGCTACGTGACGTTCGAGCCGGATGCCGACGCCGCCGCGGCGGCGATCGCGGGCGCGGCCGACCTCGGGGTCGCCGGACTCAACGTGACCATCCCGTTCAAGCGCGACGTCGCGGACGCGGTCGATGCGGACCCGCTCGCAGAGCGGATCGGCGCGGTCAACACGGTCGATTTTTCTCCGGTGAGCAAGGGTGACGCCGACCGCCCCCGCGGATACAACACCGACGCGGCGGGCGTAACGCGTGCGTTCGCGCATCACGGCGTCTCGCTCGACGGGGCGTCCGCGGTCGTCGTGGGGGCCGGCGGGGCGGGGCGGGCCGCGGCGTTCGCGCTGGCCGACGCCGGCGCGGCCGTACACGTCGCGAACCGAACGCCAGAGCGCGCGTCGTCGCTCGCGGCGGCGGTCGGCGGCGCGAGCGGTGGGGGTCTCGACGATCTCGGCGAGCGGGTCGCGGCGGCGGACGTGCTCGTCAACGCGACGAGCGTCGGGATGGAGTCGCCGGACGAGACGCCGGTGCCCGCGGAGTTCCTCCACGGCGATCTGGCCGTCCTCGACGCGGTGTACGCGCCGATCGAAACGCGGCTGCTCCGGGAGGCGGCCGCGGCGGGCGCGACGGCGATCGACGGCGCGTGGATGCTGTTGTTTCAGGGAGTCGAGGCGTTCGAGCTATGGACCGGCGCGGACGCGCCGGTCGAGGCGATGAACGCGGCGCTGCGGGCGGAGCTGGAGTGAGCGGGGGGTTCGGCTCGGCGAACCGGTGAGGCATCCGACCGCGACTAGGCGAACCCGGGCGTCGCCAGCAGGCCGGCGACAACGAGGAGGACGACGGAGAGCCCGGCGGCACCGTAGAAGAACGGCTTCGCGTCGCGGGCGGGCTCGCGGAGCTTGCCGGCGTCGACGCCGGAGAGCAGTTTCCCGCTCGCGACTTCAACGAGGCCAGTGATCACGAACCAGAGCGCGAGCATCGTCAACACGAGGTGACCCCGACCGCTCCCCGTGAGCGACTCGACCGTGTACAGCGTGCCGGCCATGTGGCCGCCTGTGGCGAGGAACGCCAGCGCGCCGATCCGGGTGATCCACCTGAGGCGGCCGACGATGCGCGAGAGGGCGTCGCCGGCGACGTCGCCGCGGAGCGCCGACGGGAGCACAGCGATCGACACGAACAGCACGCTGCCGGTCCACAGAACCGCGAAGCCGACGTGGACCGACCACATAACGGGATTGAGCGCGTCCATATCCATGGAACGCGCCGGGGACACTTATATACCGGCGGGACCGACTCGCGGGGCGGTGCTCGGCGCTCCCG is a genomic window containing:
- a CDS encoding shikimate dehydrogenase, producing MDVYGLIGNPVGHSLSPPLHEAGYEALDIDARYVTFEPDADAAAAAIAGAADLGVAGLNVTIPFKRDVADAVDADPLAERIGAVNTVDFSPVSKGDADRPRGYNTDAAGVTRAFAHHGVSLDGASAVVVGAGGAGRAAAFALADAGAAVHVANRTPERASSLAAAVGGASGGGLDDLGERVAAADVLVNATSVGMESPDETPVPAEFLHGDLAVLDAVYAPIETRLLREAAAAGATAIDGAWMLLFQGVEAFELWTGADAPVEAMNAALRAELE